TGTCTGGATTTTCCCTATACCGTAGGGCTCACCACACTCGTAGAAGCATTTGCTCTCGGCATTCCCGTCATTTGTTCGCGTAACCCCAATTTCGAAATTGACATCGACAAGGAAGGAATCGGCATTACCGTAGAATACGGCGATGTGCAGGGTTGGACAGACGCTATCCGCTACATCGCCGACCACCCCGAAGAGGCACGACGCATGGGCAACAACGCCCGCAAACTGGCGGAAGAACGTTTCAATCTCGAAATCTTTTCACGTGAAATAGCAGAAAGCTTGCAGGAAATATCAAACTTTTCCTCTAAAAACCGTACATTTGCATAAACTTTTATGCACATGAGAGTCCTGATTATAAATACGTCTGAACGAATCGGAGGAGCCGCCATTGCAGCCGGCCGGTTAATGGAATCACTCAAGAATAATGGTATTAAAGCCAAAATGCTGGTGCGCGACAAGCAAACGGACCAGATCAGCGTTGTGGGTTTGAAGCGCAGCTGGCTGCAAGTATGGAAGTTCATGTGGGAACGCATCGTTATCTGGAGCGCCAACCGTTTCCAACGGTATCATCTGTTCGATGTAGACATTGCCAACACGGGAACGGACATTACCTCTCTTCCGGAATTTCGGCAGGCAGACGTCATTCACCTGCACTGGATCAATCAGGGAATGCTTTCATTGAAAGACATCCGGAAGATACTTACTTCCGGCAAACCGGTCGTCTGGACAATGCATGATATGTGGCCCTGCACCGGTATCTGCCATTATGCACGCGAATGTACGAACTATCAACAGGAGTGCCACAACTGCCCGTACATCTACAAAGGCGGTAGCAAGAAAGATTTATCTTACCGCACTTTCCGTAAGAAACAGAAATTGTATAGCAACGCCCCCGTTCATTTCGTCACTTGCAGCCGTTGGTTGAAGGAACAGGCCCAGGTCAGCAGGCTGTTCGAAGGGAAAAGCGTTATCAACATCCCGAA
The nucleotide sequence above comes from Bacteroides caccae. Encoded proteins:
- a CDS encoding glycosyltransferase family 4 protein; this encodes MRVLIINTSERIGGAAIAAGRLMESLKNNGIKAKMLVRDKQTDQISVVGLKRSWLQVWKFMWERIVIWSANRFQRYHLFDVDIANTGTDITSLPEFRQADVIHLHWINQGMLSLKDIRKILTSGKPVVWTMHDMWPCTGICHYARECTNYQQECHNCPYIYKGGSKKDLSYRTFRKKQKLYSNAPVHFVTCSRWLKEQAQVSRLFEGKSVINIPNAINTNLFKPQNKEEARAKCMLPQNKKMILFGSVKITDKRKGAEYLIEACKLLAEKHPEWKESLGVVVFGNQSQQLQEQIPFHVYPLPYIKNEHEVVNIYNAVDLFVIPSLEENLPNMIMEAMACGVPCVGFNVGGIPEMIDHLHNGYVARYKSSEDFANGIHWILTDPEYDELSAQACRKVLGNYSESIIAKKYTDLYNKVTGKYA